CGGTCGGTGCGGATGTTGATCCAGCACGGATCGGCGAACGGGTCCTGATCGAACCTTGTATCCACGTGGCAAATGGCGAAACAAAATCGCCGCCATGGTACTTCGGGTCCGAATGTGACGGCGGGTTTGCTGAATTTACCAAGGTCGACGCCCGTTACGCTCATCCCGTGAAAACGGACATGACCGATATCGAACTGGCGTCCTTCCCATGTTCCTACTCGACAGCTGAAAACATGCTGACACGTGCGGCTGTGAAATCAGGCGATACCGTTCTCGTAACCGGTGCATCCGGCGGCGTCGGGTCCGCAGCTGTGCAATTGGCCAAGGCGCGCGGGGCAGAGGTGATCGCAATCACGTCTGCTGCGAAGGCAGATGCGCTGAAAGAACTGGGTGCCAAACAGACGTTGGACCGCAAGGACGACCTGATCGCGACACTTGGCAAAGATGCCGTCGACGTTGTGATCGACCTTGTTGCGGGGCCGTCGTGGCCTGCGTTGCTTGATGTGTTACGCCCCAAAGGCCGGTATGCGGTTTCGGGTGCTATCGCGGGACCCATGGTCACACTGGATGTGCGGACGCTCTACCTGAAAGACCTCAGTTTCTTTGGCTGTACCGTGATCGAACCAGAGGTATTCGGGAATTTGGTCAAGCGGATCGAAAACGGGGACATCGCGCCATTGGTCGCGCAAACTTACCCATTGCGTGACATCGGTCAGGCGCAGGAAGACTTCCAAGACAAAGGCCACATCGGCAAATTCGTTCTGAACGTTTCTGGCTAGGTGGATCGCGCCCCGCCCGCAAAGGCGAGGCGCTGTTTCTTAGAACTTCATGTGCCCCATGGTGATCAGGTCAATCTTGAACTGTTGCGCATGATCCTGAGGCGGCAGACCAATGTCCGCCCGCATCCGGTCGCTCAAACCGTCAACGCCGGGCTGCTTTTCAACTGCAAGGTCTGGTGGGCGGGTTCGCTTGAACAGCCTTGCGACAGTTGCCAGAACCACCTTTTTGATGCCGAATTCGGCAACCAGATCGTCGATGATCTCTTGTGGCGTTGGTGTTTTGATAGGAAGTGCATTCATTGTCGTCACGTTTTCCGGTCGCGCACGAGCGAAACCGTTCCTTTACTGATGAAGATCCGGTCGGCAAACGGCAGACAAACTGCGGCAGCCAATAAGGGGATCAA
The Rhodobacteraceae bacterium S2214 genome window above contains:
- a CDS encoding alcohol dehydrogenase family protein; amino-acid sequence: MTLPDTMFGVVMTGHGGPEMLDWRDDLPTPKPAAGDVVIRVAAAGVNNTDINTRIGWYAKEGADDASWSDTPLGFPRVQGADVCGDIVAVGADVDPARIGERVLIEPCIHVANGETKSPPWYFGSECDGGFAEFTKVDARYAHPVKTDMTDIELASFPCSYSTAENMLTRAAVKSGDTVLVTGASGGVGSAAVQLAKARGAEVIAITSAAKADALKELGAKQTLDRKDDLIATLGKDAVDVVIDLVAGPSWPALLDVLRPKGRYAVSGAIAGPMVTLDVRTLYLKDLSFFGCTVIEPEVFGNLVKRIENGDIAPLVAQTYPLRDIGQAQEDFQDKGHIGKFVLNVSG